Sequence from the Aminivibrio sp. genome:
CCCACGGAGATGTTCTTGCCCTTGAAGTCGGCGAAGGTCTTGATGCCGCTGTCCTTGGAGGCCACCACGTGGATGGTCTCGGGATAGAGACGGGCGATGGCGGTAAGGTTGCCGATCTTCCTGTCCTTGAAGAATTCCGTTCCTTTGGCCGCATAGTCGGAAAGGTCGTTCTGGACGATGATGAGGTCCACGTCGCCCGCAGCGAGGAGGTTGATGTTCTCGATGGAGGCTCCGGTGGACTGGGCGGTGATGTTCACCTTACCGTCGGAGTTGTCGCTGATGATCTGCGACATGGCACCGCCCAACGGATAGTACGTTCCCGCCGTTCCCCCTGTGGCCATGGTGAGCTGCTGCGGAGCGGCAAAGGCCGCAGAGGCTGTGAAGATAACTGCAAGTCCGAACAACGCGAGTACCCTGATACCCTTTTTCATAGAATCCCCTCCTGGTTGATAATATTTGTTTCCGTTCCATCCTATGTTCTTTTGGCATTTTCGTCAACCATGCACACGGTATACTCTATAAACCGAAATCCGCACCCCAGCGGGGAGCGTCACCGGGGACCCCTTGGGCCGGGGGGTGCAGATTGTCGTCCCGGAGGGTCTCCGGCGTGCGGGTGGAGAGGGGCATGTCGATAACGGGATGCCCCGCCGCCGCATAAAAGAAAAGCCCGGAGAAGTCCGGGCCGTTTTGTCCTATTTCACACCGTTTCGTGGGCTATGAATGACGCCAGCTTGTCGGGATCTATGTTGCCGCCGGAAAGGAAGAAACAGATCTTTTCCCCGGGCTTGACCTTGAAGCTCCCTTCGAGGGCTGCCGCCACTCCCACCGAAGCGGAAGGCTCCACGAGCAGCTTGCTCTTGAAGACGATTTCCATGAGAGCCTTGCAGATGAACTCGTCGGAAGCGGGAACGATCTCGTCCACGTACTTGTCGATAAGGGGGTAGTTGTGCTCCCCGGTCTTGGTGATCATGAGGCCGTCGGCGAGGGTGGCCCCCATGGGAACCTCCACGGGCTTCCCGGCCTTACGACTCTCGGCGTACCGTTGGATGCCGGCCGGCTCCACGCCGATCACCCGCACGGAAGGGCGGGTCTCCTTGATGGCCGCGGCGACTCCGGCGAGGAGGCCGCCTCCTCCAAGGGGCACCACCACGGTGTCCACGTCGGGAAGGTCTTCCATGATCTCGAGCCCCGACGTACCCTGGCCCGCGATGAGGTCAGGATCGTCGTAGGAATGAACGAGGGTGTAGCCCTTCTCCGCCTTGATCTCGTAGAGCTTCTTGTAGCGCTGGATGGAATCGAAGCCGTGGAGGATCACTTCGGCACCGAAGGCTTTCGTGCCCTCGATCTTCGACTTGGGGGCGTTTTCGGGAAGAACGAGGGTAGCCTTGATGCCCAGCATCTTCGCAGCGTAGGCCACACCCTGGGCGTGGTTCCCGGAGGACGAGGCGATGATGCCCTTCGCCCGCTCCTCGTCGGTGAGGGAAAGGATCTTGTTGGTGGCTCCCCGGACCTTGAAGGATCCCGTAAGCTGGAGATTCTCCGGCTTGAAGTAGACCTCCGCGCCCCACAGGGCATCAAGTTTGTCTCCCCGAAGGATGGGGGTATGCCGCACCTTGCCGGCGATTCTCCCGGCCGCTGCTTTTATGTCCTGAAGTCCGATAATCCGTGTCATTCTATTGCTTCCGCCTCCTTGCGCCCTTTTTCGGGCGGTCTTTTTTCAACGGGACAGGGGCGGCCGGAATATTTTCCGCCGCCCCGACGCCCCTGACTATTTTACTCCTCGATCCAGAGCGCCATGTCAGGGCAGTTTATCTCGCACCGCTTGCACTTGATGCAGTCTGATTCCCGCACAGCCGCCACCACGGTGAATCCTTTCCGGTTCGTCTCGTTGGAGATTTCGTATACGTTCTTGGGGCAGACGGAAATGCACAGGCCGCACCCCTTGCAGAGCCTTTTGTTTACATGAACGGTCATTGATATCACCCCAGCTTCCGGATTATTTCCACAACCTGAGCGGGCGTGGTGGCCAGAAGGGCCCCCGCTTTTTCCAGGGCTTCCATTTTCGACGCCGCCGTTCCCTTGTTCCCCCGGATGATCGCCCCCGCGTGGCCCAGGGATTTCCCCTCGGGGGCCGCACGGCCCACGATCAGGGAGACCACTGGCTTGCGGACCGATTCGGCGATGTATTCCGCAGCGGCAATCTCAGTCCCGCCGCCGATCTCGCCGAGGAGGACGATGATCTCCGTCTCGGGGTCCTCGTTGAAGAGTTTCACTATGTCCCGCTGGGTGGTTCCCCAGATGGGTCCGCCGCCCAGGGCGACCACTGTGGACTGGCCGATGCCGGCGTCCGTGAGGGTTTTCCCCACCTCGTAGGAGAGGGCGCCGCTTTTCGACACAACGCCGACCTTCCCTTCGGTGAACATCCTTGCGGGATGGGCGCCGAGCTTGCACTTGCCCGGGGAGATGACCCCGGCGGTGCCGGGACCGAGGATCCTCACTCCCCTGCCGGAGGCGTAGGAGAGGATGTCCAGCACATCGTGCTTGGGAATTCCCTCCATGGTGAGCACCAGGAGCTTGATGCCGGCCTCCATGGCCTCCATGGCCGCGTCCTTGGCGAACAGGGGGGGGACGAAGCTGATGGCCGCATTAGGCGACACCCGCTTTACCGCGTCCTCCACGAAATTGAACACGGGAACCCCTTCCACGGAGGTGCCGGCCTTCCCGGGGGTGACACCGGCCACCACCGCGGTGCCGTAATCAATGAGGGACTTCGTCTGGAGAATGCCCGACTTTCCGGTGATTCCCTGGACGAGAACCCTCGTAGTGCGATCCACAAGTATGGCCATGTCAGTTTCCTCCCGCGGCGAACCTCACCGCATCGGCGACGGCGGTTCGAAGATCATCGCAGACGGGAAGGCCCGCCTCTTTCATGATGGCTTTGCCCTCCTCCTCCATGGTGCCGCAGAGCCGTACCACCAGCGGAATGGAGACGGGGTGATCCCGAAGGTATGCCGTAATGCCCTCTGCCATTTCGTCCATGCGGTTGAAGCCGCCGATGAGGACCACGAGAAGGCTTTTTATGTCCTTTTTGTCCGACAAGACCTGGTCCATGGCGGAGTACATCACTTCGGGGCTCGTGAGGCCGCCCATTTCGCAGAAATCAGCCGCCTCGCCGCCGAGATCCCTGATGAGATCGAGGGTAAGCATTCCTGTGCCTGCACCGTCGGAGATGAGGCCTACGTTCCCCCCGAGGGGCACGTAGGTGATGGTGCCGTGGTCCCCTTCGCCTTCAGTTCCGGTGAGAGCCTCCTGTTCGGCGAGATTCTTCTCGAAAAGGTCCTTCAGCCTGGGTCTGGCGTCG
This genomic interval carries:
- a CDS encoding threonine/serine dehydratase is translated as MTRIIGLQDIKAAAGRIAGKVRHTPILRGDKLDALWGAEVYFKPENLQLTGSFKVRGATNKILSLTDEERAKGIIASSSGNHAQGVAYAAKMLGIKATLVLPENAPKSKIEGTKAFGAEVILHGFDSIQRYKKLYEIKAEKGYTLVHSYDDPDLIAGQGTSGLEIMEDLPDVDTVVVPLGGGGLLAGVAAAIKETRPSVRVIGVEPAGIQRYAESRKAGKPVEVPMGATLADGLMITKTGEHNYPLIDKYVDEIVPASDEFICKALMEIVFKSKLLVEPSASVGVAAALEGSFKVKPGEKICFFLSGGNIDPDKLASFIAHETV
- a CDS encoding ferredoxin family protein, with translation MTVHVNKRLCKGCGLCISVCPKNVYEISNETNRKGFTVVAAVRESDCIKCKRCEINCPDMALWIEE
- the sucD gene encoding succinate--CoA ligase subunit alpha, encoding MAILVDRTTRVLVQGITGKSGILQTKSLIDYGTAVVAGVTPGKAGTSVEGVPVFNFVEDAVKRVSPNAAISFVPPLFAKDAAMEAMEAGIKLLVLTMEGIPKHDVLDILSYASGRGVRILGPGTAGVISPGKCKLGAHPARMFTEGKVGVVSKSGALSYEVGKTLTDAGIGQSTVVALGGGPIWGTTQRDIVKLFNEDPETEIIVLLGEIGGGTEIAAAEYIAESVRKPVVSLIVGRAAPEGKSLGHAGAIIRGNKGTAASKMEALEKAGALLATTPAQVVEIIRKLG